The Solanum pennellii chromosome 4, SPENNV200 genomic interval CTGATGCAAGCATATTAGGTATATATTGTTTTATGCCGTATGTAATTAGATGTATTAAAATAACATGCATtacataattttcaaaagaaaacatttGCTTTCAAAAATTCTTTCACAAATATGATGGaaataatgtttaaaagatTTTACGAATAATTATGTCTTTACTATATACATGCATTAATTTCATTGCATTACTAATACCATAGTTTTTTTTACGTACTATTAGTTATTCATATCATAACATcaagtaaaatattataattactatAAGGTGAATAAGTATATGGTctaaatatttgttaaatataCTTCAACTATAAAATCCAACTCTTTTTATCGTTACATAAACGGTAATTGAGTACTAGATTTATAAGGCAATAAAAAGATCCTCGACACTAacgtaaatataataaaacaagCAATATTTACAATGATTGTCGTTCAAagatttcattttccttttttgtaaaaatttaacataatgtATGACAATATCATACATTATAAATTGTAATAACTCTCTTCATAACAAACGTATTCCCTTCATtatcgaataaaaaaaaatggatggtTCGAATGAAAAGTCGATTCGTGTTGTTATGTTTCCTTGGTTAGGACATGGACACATCTCTCCTTTCTTTGAGCTAGCTAAAAAGCTCGTTAAGAGAAACTTTACTATTTTCTTAGTGTCCACCCCTGCGAACTTCATATCTATTAAACAAAAACTTATTCATGAAAATTTGTGTGAAAAAATCCATCTTTTTGATCTTCGACTTCCATCTCTTCCTGACCTACCTCCTCATTACCACACCACCAATGGCCTCCCACCCCACCTTATGTCCACTCTCAAGAAGGCCTTTGCTAAGTCTCGTCCaattttcactcaaattatgaataCTATTGAGCCTGACTTGCTTCTATATGATCTACTTCAACCATGGGCACCTAAGGTAGCCAAGGAGAAAAACATTCCATCTGTTGTTTTTGTTACTAGTAGCGCCACTATGTTCTCCTACATGTTTCATAATTTCAGGTATCCTAACTCACAGTTTCCTTTCTCTTCAATTTATTATCGCGATTATGAGCTAACACGTTTGATTAAAAATCAAGAGATGGAGCCAATTGAGCAACACCAAAGAGATAACAATAGTGTGAAGTTGTGTTTCAAGAGGTCTACTAATATTGTTTTGATCAAAGGTTTTAAGGAAATTGATGGTCaatattgtgaatatatatctAGTTTGACTAAAAAAAGAGTGGTTCCTGTGGGTCCACTTGTTCAAGAACAAACAAGTGAAGATAATAATTCACAAATTTTAACATGGTTGAATCAAAAGTCAAAAGGGTCAACTATTTTTGTGTCATTTGGGAGTGAATACTTTTTGTCACAAGAGGATAGGGAAGAGATTGCTCATGGGTTGGAGCAAAGTAGGGTTAACTTCATTTGGGTTGTTAGGTTTCCGAAAGGTGAAAAACTCAAACTTGAACAAGCGTTGCCACGAGATTTTTTCAAGAAAGTAGGTGAAAGAGGGATGGTAGTTGAAGATTGGGCCCCACAAGCGAAAATATTAGGAAACCCTAATATCGGAGGATTTGTAAGTCACTGTGGATGGAATTCTGTACTGGAAAGCATGAAAATTGGTGTCCCTATAATTGCTATGCCAATGCatcttgatcaaccattgaatGCTAGGCTTGTGGAAGAAGTAGGTATTGGATTGGAAGTTGTTAGAGACAAAGATGGAAAACTTGATGGAGAACAAATTAGTGAAATTATCAATAAGGTTGTATTGGAGAAAGAAGGAGAATCTATAAGGGAAAAAGCAAAGAAAATGAGTGAGACAATTAGAGTCAAAGGTGATGAAGAGATTGATGATGTTGTTCAAGAATTGGTCAACCTTTGCAACACTAGATCAAATGTTGTCTAGTTCTTTTTATGATTTGCATGTTTTTCTTTCTaacttagttttttttctttttagttttttaattattacaaTGCTTTTGAACTTAAAGCATGTATTGGTGGAgtactaaatttttttgtactcCTTAATTTaggtctctttttttttctatcatgTTTATCTTAGCTAGCTAGACAAATTAACCATTAGATGTGAATGATTGATTTGAGACTAGCAAAGATCATAATGTCATGAGTTTAATAAAACAAAgcttttagtttaagtttttgcgattttatttttgtttatcgTCTACAATTTTTATCGTCCtattaatatatatcaaattacGTAACTCCAAAAGAAATGCCTATTTTACAAATGTAAGAATTGTCTCTCTTTTGATTCTCTtcctatatatatttattaacttagtaggaatattttgataattttggtTTCAGAAggtaaatgtatatatatttattgtcaACAGGATATGGTAATTTACTGATTTTAACCCAAAAAAGTAAAAACGTTTCACTAATGAACATAACTTATAATACTAAGTTTTGTTATAGTTGTTGATGAATTATTACCAAATGAACATGTCAAAATGTCATTATTAGTTTTAATCAAATGAACTAATTTCAAATTTCTCTCACAAAAGCATTTTGCaatttgttatttcaaattACTAGTCAAATTTCTCGAAGCAAAAGAAATAAACTGTCTGTTTAtttgttcataattttatttattaatgatttaaGGAATTGAATTTTCCATCATAATTTAGAAAAGTCATGTAGATTAAAATAAAGAGGAATTCTTCAAATGGTAAgcaatttaagttattttcctTACTAgcattaataatatatgattccCCGGTTTATTTTATAGTGTATAAATATACAGTTTACCTAATTTACATTAATTACTAgcattaataatatatgattccCCGGTTTATTTTATAGTCTATAAATATACAGTTTACCTAATTTACATTAATTATTAAGAAGATCTTCCTCAAAAAATTGCACAAAATCTATTGCATTTGTATTTTGTGTGTagaatatgtattattttttaaataaagattCTCAAAAGAATAGCTTCTTAATTGTTGCGTGACaattaaaggaaaatgaattataaaaagatgatttaaaaggaaaggaaataaCTCAAATACGTTACAAAATATGTGGTCTACCTAATATAACGCATGAAAATTAAATTGTGGATATAAttgcatatttatttatttccaatcAAACATGAATCAAGCATTTACCCTCCaacatttattatttcaatattatcaAATTGACTTTTTCAAATACTAGAATAAGtctaatattataaattttgaatatctcATAAATTTTCGAAATAATCagtgaaaataataattgatatatcAAGTATTCGATTATTGATATATGTGGATAAAATTATATAcgatttaaataaaatagtgataattcatataattaattttaatctaCGTGCGATTGAGGCGTAACTTAAacgtaattattattattgttgttatcaAATTATGACTAGGCACTTTGGGTACGTGTTAGACCTCACACTTCCTTTCTCACCACACAAAGAAAAAATGTAAGCAAAAAATACTAACCATAAGCAAAATTCATGTGATATTAATTCCAAGTTTTAAAGAGATAAGAGAAAAACATGAGTATCACCCAttcattattcatatatatCCCTTAAGAAGCTTAAACGTGGACTCCAAGAAATAAATgtaaattcatatatttaaataactttttttttctaaagcataatttttttcccttattaGGAAATTAAACCTTTAAACATAATCAATAATACCAAAAACATAtacgaaaaaaaatttatcatttacaAGGTACTCATTGTTAgtaaatttcatgtttaatttatttattttttggggaATGTACGTAGGAAAACTAGTGATATAATCCACATGAATTGTGTGGTGATGTTAGGTTGCTCTCATTATATCTAACATGGATTAATTTTCTCTCTCAAAATAACAGTAAAATATCTTAATCTAAATAAACTTAgctattagaaaataaaaattactattaGTAAGACTCTTTTTACAATCTTGGATAATAAATCATAGATAAGAAGAATAGTAATATTacttaaaactttttaactCTTTTTCATACACACCTAAATTTATAGCAGAGGAActcctttttgaaaatttataatatttgtacTTTAACTATATTCTATCTTGACTTTGCAATTTTCACTAGTAATTTAGGACTTATATTCTTTGTAATATGGACAAATAATATAGGATAAAGTTTTTTTTGTCTGTTTTCCCATTCAATATTTAGAGCCCCTATTAAGTCCCGTTTAAATTCGAATACACACCTATAGGACtcattaagattttttttatatctagaGTTCGAACTCGAGAACGCGATTTAGAAGTGTATAGTTTGGACGCGGTTGTTTAATTAGTCAATAGAGAAGTTACTACTTTGCTAGAAGGATGCTTTACACGTATAGGAGAAGCAAACGTGTTATAAAAGCTATATAAATCTTCAAAGTCACAAATTATTTctgtttttaaaacttattttgcTTTTTTACAACAAACAGGGAAACAAACTCATATATAAAGtgtaaagataataataatcaGTTGCTTTCAAAGTTTTTatattctggaaaaaaaaatcattttcagtTCTCCTAATTccttcaacatatatatatatatatgcatctAATGAAAAAATTGGTTTGGTTAAAATTGAAATCTACTCTGCAAAATCAACGTAAGTttcatgttttctttttcttgctaATTatggacttttttttttttttgatatatggAGCATTCATGCTGAATTATTGATGTTAGATCGTGGGATTGTCTTATCTGAAAAAATGTAACAAAGTTGTTAGAGAGTGCATATTTTAATGGTTGATGCGATTTTTTCAGGTAGAATAGAGAATGATGATTCGGGTAGCTTGGTGAACAAGTCAAATGTGAATGAAGAGTATGTTCAAGCCTTAAGGACTAAGTCTTATGTAGAACTATACAATAAAGTTCAAGAACAACTTGAAGATGGAAAATTAAACGAATCATCGTCTTCTTCTCTTCAACTCGATACAAATTTATGTCAAGAAGCGTTACTAAAACTCCCTGAATCTTGTCAACTTCATCCTCTTATTGTTAACTACTTCGATATTACCTTAGAAGCATGCAGAATCTGTGAACTACTGCTACAAAATGTTCAACAAACGCGAGCTAATTATAGGAAAATAAGAAGAGCTATCAGATTGATGACAATAGAGCAAGAATCAAGGCATTGTTACAATGTATATAGAGAACTTGCATCATTTGCTTCGTTAAACAACTCTTTCTCTGTAGTTAACCAAGTTCAGATTCTGGACACACGCGAAGGACATGATTTATTGCTTCAGAAACTATCATTACAGTTCAGAAGAGTAAACAAGAggatgaaaatcttgaaatcttGCAAGAGGGTGTTTGGAATTAGTATTGCAATAGGGTATACTGGGATTATGATAGCTTTGTTAGTACTAGTTCTTCATAGTATGGTTGGCATTATGGCTGTCCCGGGGTTAATAGCTTGTTCTTATAAGCTATTCAAGAAAAGATCAAAGGTGGATAGAAGGGAAAAGAGTTCGAATTCACTGGAAATACTAATAGCACAGCTTGATGTAGCAGCAAAAGGGGTGTACATATTGATAAATGACTTCGATACAATGAGTAGGCTAGTGAGGAGACTATATGATGAAATCGAGCATAATAGATCTGTAGCTGATATGTGTGCTAGAAAGAAAAATGCAGATATGTTGAAGGAGGCGATAAGGAATTACAGTATTAACAAAGACTGCTTCATGGAGAAGTTGAAAGAGCTTGAAGAGCATGTTTTCTTGTGTTTCCTCACTATAAACAGATCAAGAAGAATGGTTCTACAAGAAATGGTCAGCAGATGAGTTAAGTGCAACTTTATTGAATGAAAAATGACAACAAAGACAAGTAAATTTTTCGTGTTTTTTGTCTTTAATAATGGAACAATTCTTTTCCTccattttgttttcttgtaaaCTTAATGGGAGGTCATAGCAAGTACAAATTCttctcatttttcatgttctAGCAAATTAGCAATATAATAGACATGTTACATTTTCATATAGTAACTACGGACTATAcgtttttttatcatattgctCTGAAAAACAAAATATGGAGTGATGGAGCAGTGTGGACAAGTAAACTCCACCCCAACCAAATAATACACCAGAAAAGTACAAATAAGAACGTTAATTAAGTTTGATACTGTTCTTCTGTATGCCAATAGCAGAAGTGTGTAGTGAAGTAGTAGAGCTTACTGTTACAGAGAGAGAACATCCTGCAAACTTTTCCAACAACGTAAACTCCAATCCTGCAAAATGCTGCCTTCAATGAGCTGATTTGCCACCTTGCTTGTTTATAATTGCAATGTATCCTTTCTCAACTCTCTATATTCTTCAATGCCCAGCAAAGTTGTCTTGGCCTTGATCCAATCTGCGGGCCTTGGCATTATAATTGCAATATATCCTTCTCTGTCTGCCTGTTGTAAGAAAGCAAACACGAGGAACATATATTCAACAAGAAACGTAATTATAATATTAGGAGGAAGATGTCAAATGAAACAATATCTTATTAGTGCAAAACAAGTCCAATGTCACAATTATTGGCACAATCAAATGACACACAACTTAATGCCACTTGGAACATGTCTATGAGAAGctctttaaatattaaaacgAAAAAGACAAAAACACAACTTTTATTATGGAGGTCATGCATATCCTATTTTGAGCTCCTTTTATCAACATCAAGCAAAACAAGGTGTGAATTCAGCATCAAACATTTCCAGGGATTAAAGAAATACGAGTCTGCAACTACCTGATGAATcaaaaatatatcttattttttaaataaaactcATAAATGAGAACATATCATGCAAAACACTTAGTTGTATTCTGAAAAATCAgccaaagatttttttttcgaGCTTCAATGCAGTACAAGTGAAGGTTCCAAAAGATCTTCATCATCACGAATATATACATTTGCTGACAGCATTGATATTATGAAGTTCAACGTCTAAAAgcaaaaatgaagaagagattgaTTCAAGGTAAGAACTCCTACCGATGAGTTCAGCAATTCTGGTTGCTTAATTAACCTATCATTGACTTCTAATAACGAGCCTTTCACACAACACCTGCAAAAACATGAGTAGATCATCTTctaatgattttaatgtcaaagaAAGGAGTGCAAGAATATAACTCATACCTCACAATATAAGAACCATCCTTTGTGCAGGCTTTACATAATGCTGTATTAGACTCAAAATGTTGAGCGTTCTGCATAAGAACAAAAGCAATGAATGATTAGCTTTACTTGCACATTTCATACAATTGTGCATATGTAGCAAATGGTGGTAAGTCGCAATGATGACTTGTGTTCTCTATGT includes:
- the LOC107017074 gene encoding beta-D-glucosyl crocetin beta-1,6-glucosyltransferase-like, producing the protein MDGSNEKSIRVVMFPWLGHGHISPFFELAKKLVKRNFTIFLVSTPANFISIKQKLIHENLCEKIHLFDLRLPSLPDLPPHYHTTNGLPPHLMSTLKKAFAKSRPIFTQIMNTIEPDLLLYDLLQPWAPKVAKEKNIPSVVFVTSSATMFSYMFHNFRYPNSQFPFSSIYYRDYELTRLIKNQEMEPIEQHQRDNNSVKLCFKRSTNIVLIKGFKEIDGQYCEYISSLTKKRVVPVGPLVQEQTSEDNNSQILTWLNQKSKGSTIFVSFGSEYFLSQEDREEIAHGLEQSRVNFIWVVRFPKGEKLKLEQALPRDFFKKVGERGMVVEDWAPQAKILGNPNIGGFVSHCGWNSVLESMKIGVPIIAMPMHLDQPLNARLVEEVGIGLEVVRDKDGKLDGEQISEIINKVVLEKEGESIREKAKKMSETIRVKGDEEIDDVVQELVNLCNTRSNVV
- the LOC107015814 gene encoding UPF0496 protein At1g20180-like translates to MHLMKKLVWLKLKSTLQNQRRIENDDSGSLVNKSNVNEEYVQALRTKSYVELYNKVQEQLEDGKLNESSSSSLQLDTNLCQEALLKLPESCQLHPLIVNYFDITLEACRICELLLQNVQQTRANYRKIRRAIRLMTIEQESRHCYNVYRELASFASLNNSFSVVNQVQILDTREGHDLLLQKLSLQFRRVNKRMKILKSCKRVFGISIAIGYTGIMIALLVLVLHSMVGIMAVPGLIACSYKLFKKRSKVDRREKSSNSLEILIAQLDVAAKGVYILINDFDTMSRLVRRLYDEIEHNRSVADMCARKKNADMLKEAIRNYSINKDCFMEKLKELEEHVFLCFLTINRSRRMVLQEMVSR